Part of the Onthophagus taurus isolate NC chromosome 11, IU_Otau_3.0, whole genome shotgun sequence genome is shown below.
ATCAAGTGCTCCTTTGATATGACCGCCGATATGGCAGTGCCGGTTTCCTGCACGCACTCTACGTGGGAGGGCAGTTCTTCGGCCCGAAACCGAAGAACCTTTAGCGGAgcagataatattaataccgCTCGACTGGGAAGTGTTCCTGTTGTACAAAATACGGACGCGCGCGCTGGGGCCGAGTCCCGCGCATGAAATATCTGCTTTGATCGTTTCATAAATTAATGCTTTATGCCCAGAGCCTCCGGATGACTTATCCCGTGCTTGCGGGCCCGCCATGTCCACGACGCCATCCATTTTTCATTGCTTACACATTGTATATGGAAAAGTTTTCGTATAAAAGGTCAAAATAAAACTTGggaatgataaaaatagaaaattaatcattaaaattattaattacataaaTTCAAATGTTATTGTACCTGCAGATATCAAAACCATTTCGACTTTCTCTTAAAACGGTGTGCTAACTGAACTCACAATCAAGTTTCTACGCATTAGTTCAACTTAACATTTACCCAAATACCAATAACAACCGTAATTACTTACATTGCTTAAAAGAATTCATAGTAAACCTCGTTCGCACAtttctaaaatactttcaaagATAAATTCCTAcaataaatttcaaagattaaaattattaaaaatagaaaaagtaaAACACAAGATCAACACATAagctttatttattcattcttgtttatatttttgttcaatCAACAGCATCTTCAtaatttaatcgattttaatataTTGTCATATACTGATTATATTATTGTTGCTAAAATGTAAACTATAATCTCTACGGAACGTTTAACAATGatattttgggattttttGGTGCAGCCTTATTTAAAGGCTCGATGATACAGTTAATACAAGTTGTGTTCCGTTAACATTTACGCAACAACAATCCGGATGTGACTCTATATGACGTGCTACAATTCATACTTTGTCTACATGAAACAGCGGTGTATTATGATGACGTGTGTGTAAACAATGAAGGAaacaaaacgatttatttacataaatggGACGTTATCTGCTAATTATTCGCCAATGGaagatttcaattaaattatttttgaaaacacatattttttagaaatcgcCCTGTTacattaacacaaaaaattaaataataaatacttagAGGAACAAGTTGGTATCACTAGTTGACTTGAatcttgatttatttttgagaaattaaagACTAGCATCCTAAGAAtcgcaataaaaaaatattatttagtgGCAAAATAATATAGATCTTACTTTTATGGAATGTACAAATATTACAGATAAGATATATAGGAAATATATAGTGTAGATTAAATCTTAAGATGACAACATgctctctctctctctatcACTCAATTAAAAtgagtaaataaattaatgtatatcacaataaaatataatcacAGAAGatttagaaatcattttttcatttgatgtttttttttctaaattatttacaaatacaTATAAGAACTTATGCAATATTGAGAACAAACTGatataattattgataataataataaataatcaagaTCATATACTAGAAAGCAGTTGACACCTTAAAGAAGTTCCAAGTAACAAttagaataataattataattgagtttttttttcaattgtgCCAAAGTTCACATTTTATTGTACCCACCCGATAATCTTTGGCACTAAACTCAGCCTGTGCATGTGAACTTTGACCACCTTAAATTGCACgagtacaaaagaaaaaaaacaagctcaatgatttgttttttttttacaataaatacatattaaaTTAACTAGACTACAGATCTCCAAATGGATCGAAAGGGACTTCTTGTTTAGGCGGCGGTTGTTGAGGATTTCCTAAACGGGGGCTTCCCATAACCGGCTGTGTTACCCCCAAAGGAAATTGTCCCCCCATTGGTTGACCACTCATTTGTTGTCCCATAGGCCGATACATAGCTCCAGTTGTAACAGCCATCGGTTGTGGTTGCCAATTGGCCGCTTGCTTTGGTTGATTCTTTGGGGAATTCCACTGATTCGTTTTTCCAGAAGTATCGATAGTCAAATTCTCTACCAACGATGCTAAACTCGACTCTAAATCACCCGTAAGTAATTTCTGTTGGCTTTTCGCTTGAGGTTGAGGCACTTGCGCCACTTGAGGTTGAACTGCAGTTCCAAGAGGATCAAATACTGAAGGTTCAttggttgaaaataaacttcCGCTTAAATTCGACGACGAAAACTGTCCCACTGCGCTAACAGGTTGTTGTTGTGGAGGAAATCCATTTGAGAAAAAGTTGTTTGCGGGGTTGGTTGGGGCAACGGTGGTGGATTGAGAGGAAAAGAAATCGTTTCCCAAAGTAGATGAATCGAAAAGGTTATCTGTTGTTGAAGTTGGAGGAACTGGGActggttgttgttgttgttgttgaggTGGAGCACCCGAAAACATATCTGCAAATGGATTTCCAAGTTGAAGTAAATCATCGATAGCTTTGGATGGTTGAGATGTTGTTGTTGGAGCCACTGGCTCGGTGccaaataaatctaaaatttgttGGTTTGTGGCTGGTTTAGTTGGTGAGCTTAAAAACGGGTTTGTACTCGATGGAGAACCAACGTTAGCTTTATATTGATTTAATGCCGCTTCTTCTTCAGAGAGAGCTTGTTGTTTAATAGTATCGTCTATTTGGCTATTAGCTGCTGTTCCAAAAGCATTTGACGTATTTGATAAAACCGAAACGCCggattttaaattcttttgatTCGTCGCCGCGGTCGGAGTGTTCCCTTCTAATGAAGCTAAATGTTGTTCTAAAGCGTCTAATAAACTATTTGGAGCTTTGGTTAAATCTGGAATATCCCCTTTATCGATTCCAATGTTTTCAGCGACTTTTAGAAATTCCCCGACGCGATCCATGcggattaagaattttttataaagatcTAAAGCCTCTCtacattgttttttgttcatctcaaaatatttttctaataaattaatgattccATCATTATAACAAGCGAATAATCTGATTAAATCCCTGAACAATAACATAAAACACATATTAATAACACCATTAGTTAAATCATTTGCTGTACAATCAAATTCCAACAAAGCATCCAattgattttgcaaaataggaagtgtttttaataaattttcagcACTCATTGTGCGTAACGTACCTTCCTCTTTCCCACGTTTTACCTTGCAAAAGTCGAATGCCACAGCTCTATACGACAACGCCTTCTCATTTAGATACCGTGCATATCTCCTGATGAAAGGCGACATATCATAACCAGTCCTAGCTCCAACAGCGCTCTGAACTCCACTTTTATCTACGAAATTCGACAGCTGGAACGATACGTTACTTGAAGCCAAATACTGCGTGAACCTCTCATTTCCATAACACATGATGTGGTGTGTGGTAATGAGCGATTTATATACGACGACCCAACTTGTATTTTGCGATCGTTCAATTAACAAATTAGCCATTTGTGGTATTGAAACGTTCGGCTCGTTCGTACAATGAACTAAATAGTCGAGATGTTTCTTCTTGGGGCCCAACAGTTCTTCCGTCGTGGCCTTACATACCGATTTGGCGAGTCCTTGTCCCGCTAAGCTATGTTTAGCCGCTAGAAGACGATCGTTGATCGTTTGTCCAGCCATCGAGGACCACCAAGTTTCAAGAAATCAACTTCTTGTTACGTTTTATGACACACGTTTTTCGTTGAAAACCGAACGGCACAAGGACAGAGACAGGTCGATAACGAGTATGTAATCCGACTGGCGAATCAATAAGGTTTACTGATCCTGTAACTGACCGGACTCGACGCGACATCTCTCGCGGAAAAGATACAACGAACATCgtgtttaaaataaacacgTGAAGGTCACTTTGTAATTGGAACAaaagaaacaaacaaaatttgaatcattgtttaatttgactcatttgtttaatttaatgcaatataaaaaagaaaacaaatcacaacaaaaaaataatcaacaaacaattaaatgcTTGTCTCAAAATTGTACCTTTACTCACCTTGTAAAGGAATACATTTTGGTGGAATTTTAGGTGACCATGTACCATCAACCAAACATGTTTGAATTGGTGTGCCAAAAATTTCATAGCCATTACTACAACTATAATGCAATCTTTCCCCAATTCCATATTCCCCacttttatcaacatt
Proteins encoded:
- the LOC111429013 gene encoding phosphatidylinositol-binding clathrin assembly protein LAP, whose protein sequence is MAGQTINDRLLAAKHSLAGQGLAKSVCKATTEELLGPKKKHLDYLVHCTNEPNVSIPQMANLLIERSQNTSWVVVYKSLITTHHIMCYGNERFTQYLASSNVSFQLSNFVDKSGVQSAVGARTGYDMSPFIRRYARYLNEKALSYRAVAFDFCKVKRGKEEGTLRTMSAENLLKTLPILQNQLDALLEFDCTANDLTNGVINMCFMLLFRDLIRLFACYNDGIINLLEKYFEMNKKQCREALDLYKKFLIRMDRVGEFLKVAENIGIDKGDIPDLTKAPNSLLDALEQHLASLEGNTPTAATNQKNLKSGVSVLSNTSNAFGTAANSQIDDTIKQQALSEEEAALNQYKANVGSPSSTNPFLSSPTKPATNQQILDLFGTEPVAPTTTSQPSKAIDDLLQLGNPFADMFSGAPPQQQQQQPVPVPPTSTTDNLFDSSTLGNDFFSSQSTTVAPTNPANNFFSNGFPPQQQPVSAVGQFSSSNLSGSLFSTNEPSVFDPLGTAVQPQVAQVPQPQAKSQQKLLTGDLESSLASLVENLTIDTSGKTNQWNSPKNQPKQAANWQPQPMAVTTGAMYRPMGQQMSGQPMGGQFPLGVTQPVMGSPRLGNPQQPPPKQEVPFDPFGDL